CGCCTTGGGGTTCTTGACGAGACCGGCCTCGGCGAAGATGTCGATGGTCTCCTGCCAGTCGGCCTCGGTGTTGAGCCCGGGCGCCTTGCCCTGGGTCGACTCGGTGTGCAGCAGGGTTATCGTCGTCGCGAACTGCTCGGTCAGTACGGGCTTCGGCGGAAGCTGCTCGGACGCGCCCTCCATCGCGGCGACCGCGGGCTCCGGCGCCTTCTCGGCGGCGGCCCACGCCTCGCTGACCGCGGTGGCCATGCGCTTCGTCAGGTCGGCGTCCGATTGGAGGATCTTCTGGCCGGCGATCAGTCCGTTGGAGTAGAAGTTGAGCCCGTTCTCCGAGAAGCGCAGGTACTCGACGTCCTTCTTGGCCTTGTCCGCCATGGTCGGGCCCTGGTCGCTCGCGTAACCGAGCAGCGCGTCCGTCTTGCCGGAGATCACCGCGGCGATCTTGCCCGCCGGGTCGGTGTTCTGGATCTTGACGTCCGACAGCTTGAGGCCGTTCTTCTCCAGGAAGATCGGGAACGTCTTACTGAGCGCGTCGCCGGCCGTGCCCGCGATCGTCTTGCCCTTGATGTCGGCGGGCGTCTTGATGTTCTGGTCGGCGAAGAACTGCACGGACGACGGTGTCGTCTGGAGCATCACACCGAGGCTCTTGACGTTGACACCCTGGTCGACGCCGCTGATCACGGCGGGGGTGTCCGCCCAGCCGAAGTCGGTCTGCCCGGCGGCGGTCGCCTGCACGGTCTTCTGGGATCCCTGGCCCGCGCGGATCTCCAGGTCGATGCCGTGCTTCTCGAAGATCTTCTCCTTGACGCCGTAGTAGAACGGCGCGTGTTCGCCGTACGGGTACCAGTTGAGCGTCAGCGTGACCTTGTCGAGCTTCTTGCCCGAGTCGCTGGTGGTGGTCTTGTCGCCGTCCTCGCCGCAGGCGGTGGCGACCAGAAGAAGCGGCACGAGGCCGATCAGGAGTCTGCGGGAGTGCATGGCTGGCCCTTCTCGGAGGAGAGGTCGGGGTCGGACGTGGTCGGTGGCGCGGTCGGGGCCGGTCGGCCCGTCGTGATCGGCCGGCCTCATCAGAACGAGGTCGTGACGTTGTTGTCCCGGCGGCTGGCGTGCCAGGGCAGGAGAAGCTTCTCGGCGATCTCGACCAGGACGAACAGGACGACGCCGATCAGTGACATGACGAGCAGGCCCGCGAAGAGCATCGGGGTGTCGAGGTTTCCGTTGGCCTGGAGGATCACGTAGCCCAGGCCCTCGTTGGCGCCGACGAACTCACCGACGACCGCGCCGGTCACCGCGAGTGTCACGGCGACCTTGAGGCCCGAGAACAGATGCGGCAGCGAGGCCGGGAAGCGGATCTTGGCGAAGGTCTGCCACGGCTTCGCCCCCATCGTCGCGGAGAGCTGGAGCATCTCCGGGTCGACCGCCTTGAGGCCGGTGACCATGGAGATCACGACCGGGAAGAAGGCGATGAGCACCGCGATCAGGACTTTCGGCGTGATGCCGAAGCCGAGCCAGACGACGAACAGCGGCGCGATGGCGATCTTCGGTACGACCTGGGCGAAGAGGAGGATCGGGTAGAGGGTCTTCTCGACGGTCGACGAGTAGACCATGACGACGGCGGCGAGCACCCCGACGACGACGGCGATGACGAAGCCGAGCAGGGTCTCGTAGGTGGTCACCCACGTGTGTTCCCAGATGTAACTCGTCTTGCCCGTCAGGACGTCGAGGGTCGCCCCGGGCGAGGGGACGAGATAGGGCTCGACCAACTCGGCGGCTGCGACGGCCCACCACGCGACGAAGCACGCGAACAGCAGCGCGACGGGCCGCCAGCTGGTCTCGACGGCCTTGCCGAACCGCTCCCCCGCTCCTGGCCTGTTGCGTGTGGCGACTCCCGCGATCTCTTTTGTCGGTCCCGGCATGACGCTCTGGCTCACAGTCAACTCCTCGGGAATCAGGAGCGGTTGGGCACCGCTGTCCGACCCTCTGCTGTACCGGCTGCCGTACTGCCCAACGGAAGAAGCGCTTTCAGAAAGCGCTTTCTGGTAAGGTGATCGCCACGCTAATGACTGCTTGTCCGAACGGTCAATAGGTCGTCCGGAAGTTTCGGGGCCCCGTCAGGGGACCTGCCGCCACCGCGACTCGGGGGCCGTCTTGAGTGAACGGGAAGCAAGTGCCCATGTGACGCTGGACGTCGTGGCCCGCCGCGCGGGCGTCTCGCTGGCGACCGCGTCCAGAGCCCTGAACGGAACAGCACGCGTCCGGGACGAACTGCGGGACCGTGTGAGGGCGGCCGCGGATTTGCTCGGTTACATCCCCAACGCACACGCCCAGGCGCTCGCCAGTTCGTCGAGCAACACGGTCGGACTGATCTGTCACGACGTCGGCGACCCGTACTTCGCTGCGATCGCCGACGGTGTGATGCGCGCGGCCGCCGAACAGGACGTCCTGGTCATGCTCGCGAGCACGTTCCGCGAACCGGCGAGGGAGATCGAGTACGTCTCCATCCTCCGCGCCCAGCGCGCCCGAGCCATCCTGCTGATCGGCTCCGGCTTCCAGGACCGCACCTGGGAACGGGCGTTGAGCGCCGAACTCGACCCGTACATCCGAGCGGGCGGCCGGGTCGCCGTCGTCAGCCGGCACCGCAGTGTGCGCGCCGACGCCGTCCTGCCCGAGAATCGCGCGGGCGCGGCGGCGCTCGCCCGCGCTCTGCTGGCGCTCGGGCACCGGCGGTTCGCCGTGCTGAGCGGGCCGCCCAACCTCACCACCGTCGCCGACAGACTGGCCGGATTCCGCGAGGGGCTGGCCGAGGCCGGGATCGCGCTCGCTCCCGAGTGCGTCGTGGAAGGCGCGTTCACCCGCGACGGCGGTTACGCGGCCGCCCGTGAACTCCTCACCCGTCCCACCCGCCCCACCTGTGTGTTCGGCGTGACCGACGTGATGGCGGTGGGCGCGCTCGCCGCGTTCCGGGAGGCGGGCATCGACGTGCCCACCGACATCTCGCTCGCGGGCTTCGACGACATCCCGCTCGTAAGGGAGTTGACTCCCCCGCTCACCACCGTCGCCCTGCCGCTGACCGCCATGGGCCAGCACGCCATCTCGCTGGCGCTGCGCGAGCCGCACGGGCAGCGTTCACGAGTGCTCCGGGTGGGCGGAGAGGTGGTGCTGCGGGCGAGTACCGCGCCGCCGCCGGCCGATGTCCCGAGCGAGGGGAAGCGCCGCGAAGGAGACTTGAGATGAGGGAAAGAGGCGAGATGGGAGGGGAGTTGGCAGGTATGAGGATCGACCGTGTCGAGACGTTCGCCGTCGAGCTGCCCACCCACCGCTCCTTCGGTGTCGCGGGCGGCTCCGTGGCCGTCGCGGGCACCCCGTCGATCCGGATCCTGGTCCGGGTCGGCGC
This window of the Streptomyces niveus genome carries:
- a CDS encoding ABC transporter permease → MPGPTKEIAGVATRNRPGAGERFGKAVETSWRPVALLFACFVAWWAVAAAELVEPYLVPSPGATLDVLTGKTSYIWEHTWVTTYETLLGFVIAVVVGVLAAVVMVYSSTVEKTLYPILLFAQVVPKIAIAPLFVVWLGFGITPKVLIAVLIAFFPVVISMVTGLKAVDPEMLQLSATMGAKPWQTFAKIRFPASLPHLFSGLKVAVTLAVTGAVVGEFVGANEGLGYVILQANGNLDTPMLFAGLLVMSLIGVVLFVLVEIAEKLLLPWHASRRDNNVTTSF
- a CDS encoding LacI family DNA-binding transcriptional regulator; protein product: MTLDVVARRAGVSLATASRALNGTARVRDELRDRVRAAADLLGYIPNAHAQALASSSSNTVGLICHDVGDPYFAAIADGVMRAAAEQDVLVMLASTFREPAREIEYVSILRAQRARAILLIGSGFQDRTWERALSAELDPYIRAGGRVAVVSRHRSVRADAVLPENRAGAAALARALLALGHRRFAVLSGPPNLTTVADRLAGFREGLAEAGIALAPECVVEGAFTRDGGYAAARELLTRPTRPTCVFGVTDVMAVGALAAFREAGIDVPTDISLAGFDDIPLVRELTPPLTTVALPLTAMGQHAISLALREPHGQRSRVLRVGGEVVLRASTAPPPADVPSEGKRREGDLR
- a CDS encoding ABC transporter substrate-binding protein, producing the protein MHSRRLLIGLVPLLLVATACGEDGDKTTTSDSGKKLDKVTLTLNWYPYGEHAPFYYGVKEKIFEKHGIDLEIRAGQGSQKTVQATAAGQTDFGWADTPAVISGVDQGVNVKSLGVMLQTTPSSVQFFADQNIKTPADIKGKTIAGTAGDALSKTFPIFLEKNGLKLSDVKIQNTDPAGKIAAVISGKTDALLGYASDQGPTMADKAKKDVEYLRFSENGLNFYSNGLIAGQKILQSDADLTKRMATAVSEAWAAAEKAPEPAVAAMEGASEQLPPKPVLTEQFATTITLLHTESTQGKAPGLNTEADWQETIDIFAEAGLVKNPKAPADYWDSSALKG